GCTAGGGAAGTTGCAGTGATGATTCAAAATGTAGGATTCTGGAATGAACTAGGGGCAGTTTATTCATTTATGAAGCTGATAAGAGGGATGACTCAGGAGATTGAAGCTGAGAGGCCATTAATTGGGCAATGCCTACCCCTTTGGGAAGAGTTGCGAACAAAAGTGAAGGGATGGTGTGCCAAGTTTAACATTGATGAAGGACCTGTTGAGAAAATAGTTGAAAAACGGTTCGCAAAGAATTATCACCCAGCATGGTCAGCTGCATTTATACTTGATCCACAATACTTGATGAGGGACACTAGTGGAAAGTACCTTCCACCATTCAAGTGCTTGACGCATGAGCAGGAGAAGGATGTAGATAAGCTCATTACCAGATTGGTATCCAGGGAAGAAGCGCATGTTGCATTAATGGAGCTGATGAAATGGAGGACAGAAGGAATGGATCCGCTCTATGCTCAGGCAGTTCAGGTTAAACAGCAAGATCCTGTAACTGGGAAAATGAAAATTGCAAACCCGCAGAGCAGTCGACTTGTGTGGGAAACTTGTCTAAGCAAATTAAACATACTGGGGAAGGTTGCAGTGAGACTTATCTTCCTCCATGCAACGTCATTTGGATTTAAGTGCAATTGGTCTTTCATGAAATGGATTTGTGTACATAGGCACTCAAGGATAGGCCTGGAAAGGGCAGAGAAGATGATATTCATTGCCGCCCATGCAAAGCTTGAAAGAAGGGATCTCTCTAACGACGAAGAAAGGGAAGCAGAGCTGTTTGCGACTGCAAGTGTTGATGATGAGATGCTGAATGAGGGCCTTTCCGATGCACCCACAGTGTAATGTTTTTCTTTTTTACTCCTCTAGGATTCTGTAATTGTAGGGTTATTGAATTCTTTCATCTTTCTTATTTCTAATCTTTATAGTTCACATCTAGTTAAAAATTTTGAGTGGTTATTGCTTGGTGGAAAGTATAATGTGAAGCAATTTCAGACATTGTTTTTCTGGAACTTGCATATCTTCATGATTCTACTGGAATAGTCGATCTCTTGGTAAAAAAAAAAAAAATTTGATTGTGGATTTGCTGGGTTCTCAGAGAAGAATCCCTTTCCTCTATATAGTCATAATAGTGGACTAGTGGTCCAGGAAAATGATAGAATATATGTTAGCCAGTTAGAGCATTCCATCAAAATCCAAATCTATCTTTAATCATCCCATTAAGAAAGATATCTGGGAAAAAAATTTAGGATATGTGCTTTGTCTGACATTTTTTCATTGTTGATGACTTGATTGTGACTAATACTAGTTATGTTATTGCTGTTGGTTTCATTGCAAGTATGAAATGTTAGTCTTGCAAATTATTTCAGATAGTCGCTTTGCAGTATAGTTGAAGTTTCGGACAAATCATGTGATCGTTAACCGTCTTTTATATGGAGATTGAACTTTATAAGTTTTCTTGACTATCTGTGCATCAATTTGCTGAGGTTGGTATTTGTATTGAATCAATTTTGTAAGATGCCAAACTAATACATGAACTCAAACCGGAAGTTATATGCATACATGATGGGTTTCTCTAATACACAAAAGGAAACAAATGTATGGAGCTTGAATAGAAAATTGATATGACAGCACTATAGTTGAAGTAATCCCAATACTGCAGTACTGATGTGGTAGTCTTACGATATGAATAATTTTCTGAATGAATTGAAGTGCATACAGACCAATTTGGCCTCTTGTCTACCATTCATCCAGCCTTTCCTGCTCCTCAAATATCTGTTTTAATTATGATCTACATTGTTTAACTAGGCAATGGAGTTGAGAAGTGGTTGCCATGGAGCTTTCATGGATGCTTCTGTTAGTTTTATGTACTTTTAGGCAAATGTGAAGGCAATGTGCCACTTCTTGTATATGTGCATAGGGTGTTGCATATGTGCTTATTTTGCTGAAATGCAGTCAAATCCTCTCTTGATTGGCCTGCCTGATCAGGTAGAGTTTGATCAGTTGTGAGAAAGAGAGGTAATGTTGACTTCTATGCTAATGTAACTATGTAAGTGTCATGTTGAACCGTATCATATGGAAACAATTTGATATGCTGGCAATGCGACTTCCAGTGTCCTAAAATCTCAGAATCAGAAAAGTTTCAAGCGTAGATACGCAAATATATAGAGATAACAAACCTGTTTGGAATAGTACTTACATAATTATATGGCCTCTTTCTCCACATAAGCTGATGTTTCTTCTGAATGGTGAAACCAAGTTGTTTTATTTTTTTTGTTACAATTCTAAACTTTTGTCAGTTTATTGTTGAAGTTTCACAATTTTAGTTCTCAAACCTGATGATATTAGCTTGTAACAGTTCAAAGTATCTTCTTTAACCTTGATCCTGAAATAACTATGCTACAAAGGTTCAGAATTTTTGCTGAATATTGTTTACACCAAAATCACAGAACATCTGTAATGACCAATGATGGAGATATGTAGCATATCTCCATGTTTGGAATCAAGTGGCCATTCTGCATGTAGTGTAGAACCTGCTGTGCTTACTTGAGAAAACAAATTGCAAAAGGACACAAAAGTGGCATTTTGAAATCTTTGAAACTTCCTTTCTGTTGCAGACTAGGGTTGCTTGAATCGGTTGGGTGGATGGCAAACTAGGCTTGAGAGTCTTCACATGGGTCAACCTCGTAAGAATTTGAGAGAGAATCTTTGTAACCAAAGACCCTTCTCAGTGATTAATCTAGGCATGTCTGCTGGCATATCAGTTTATGCAATTGAAGAACCCCACCATGAGAAGTGGGTGTCCATCTCAGTGCTTTACTTGTCACGGTCAACGAAAAGTAAGGTATCAGGACCCTTCTTTCCCATCACTCTCTTCTCTCTATCTCTCTCACTGTGCGTCTCTTTCTGTGTTTTTGTTTTTCTCTCTGTGTTTTTAACTTAGCTCATTTTCATCATCTTTGATAACTTGTCATTTAAACATTCAAAATCTTGTATTTTTAATCTCCATCTGGGCCCTGTTACAGATTGCATATCTAACATTGAAGATTTAAGTTTTCCGCAGTTATCAGTTAGGCCAGCCATGATTGCTAAAAAGTCTTGAGCAAAATGGAAGCAAAGAGGGTTGTCTCCATGAGGAGGTGCATGGGATAACTGAAAGGGATATTGCAACGGACTTGAACTGAGTTTGCAAGTAAATTTCGGCAATTAATGTTGACTAAATAAGAGTTTGGTAGTTCTACTTGTGGTGATGTTACATTTTACATTCTGACTTGCTGTTTACATAAGTAATCCCCAGCTCTCTTTTGACTTTGGCTCCCAACTTTTCGAAAGTTCATATGCAATGTTCTAACCTAATTCAAAATCTCTCTTTCTACGATGGCAGGCTTTTGTGAGTATACTTCACTCCTGATTTAAATGGTGAGAAAGAGCCTAGTTACAGTTACAACTTTATGTTGATGGAATGTTTAAGGGTGTGCATTGTCTTGTTTTGCAGAATTCTGAATATTGGATACAGGCAAGTCTTGGCACTAGCAGGTGATACATTCGAGTTTCATTACTCATGTTTTAAAATCATGAGAAAGAATAAATGTAGTACGAAATCTGATAGAGAAAGAGTTGAGACATAGGAGATAAGGACATATACCAAAGAGGCATGTGAGGTCCCTAGTCGGACATAATTTTAACACCTTATAGCAAACTAGTACTCCAGATTATGGATAACCATTGCACCTTATGATGCTACACCAAACTATACCTCATTTTCTGTTGCTGTAGAAACCCAATAAAGAACATTGGCCAAGTATCAACTGTGAAAACTACTAACAAGGCATTGAATGGAACAAGTTTGCAGCTTCTTTTTTAGTGTAGTTAGTTGAGTATGTTAATTTCCTGTTCTTCTTTACCCTCGAATTTCATTTGCTACTAAATTTTGGTGGAGACATAGCGGTTCCTGTCGGCAAGGCCAGGTATTACCGACTGCTCACCAACTAGAAGAGAAAGCTCTTTCTCACTTGTATAGTATGGATTTCATTGTTCACTCCACTCATGTTTTTGCTAAAGGGAAAGTAGATATAATGATTAACAGTATAGGACAACACTCTTTTCTACAAGAATCTTCACACTTTCAATGCTACTCCATAATTAACTTTCTTTATATCATCTCCCCTCTTTTTTCTTTCCACTTAATACTCCTCTTGATTGTTTTTGAATTTGAATCCATGTACGTGAGGTGAGATCAGATATGATATCAAAATGAATAGGTACTATTTTTATTTTTGTGGCCCTTGTTTGCTTCTGTGTATTTAGGAGAAACAGGAAATTTTCTTTCTTTCTTTCTTTTCCAGAATTCTTTATGTTCATCAATAATTGAGAAAGTTCACACAGAAAAGTGAGGAACTGTTCAACAATATTATACTGATTATCATTGAATATAGATTCTATGCTGAAGTTCATGATAGTTTAATCCAAGTAGTCTTTTGGGGTATTGATATGTTCAAGTTTATGCACATGGTTTGGGTAAAAGTTAAGGTTAAAATTGGGTACTGATGATGGTTAGTGGAGGGGATTATATATCCCAAAACCCTGTTTCTGCTTTGTATTTTTACAGTGTTCTCTATGATTTGAATCACATGAACTTCAACTATATGTATGATGGCTTATTATGACAATGAAAGTACTCTAATCAATTCCCATTTCTTATCTAACCTATCTAACCACTGAGCTCTTTCATCTCTATTGCACCTAAATTTGGGGTCCTTGAGTTTTGAGTTTAATGACTGGGGCATCTACTTTCTCCCGTCTTACAGTACCATTGAATTTTCTGTATATTAAATGATATGGTACCTAGTATTTGAACACCTCCTAGATTCTTGTAACTCTCTTATTGCCGGACGGAAAATCTCCTCCGGCGCAATCACAGACAATCGGAGGTTTGGAACACTAATATTTTCTTGATGACCAACCCTAAACACTAATATCGTCTGCATAACCCATTGTCAATATAGTTCTTGTCCTTAAGCAAATACCAAAAACAAAGAAATGAAATTAGTGATGTGCACCCCATCAAATCTCTCATCTAATATACCAATAGAGTCATGATTTATGATCATTACCAAAACCAATTCATACTTCCCCTCTCTAATAATTGATATTCCTCTCCATCAATTTTATGATTACACTTTTACGTACGGGGGTCATGGTTGGCCACCTAAAACGTATTATTGTACTACAGTTTTCGTTTTGGGGCAAACCAGATTTCAATTGGTCCACGGTTAGTGAGTGCTACGACTTTATAAAAAGGGAGGATGTGATCTACCAATTTGGCTTGTGGTAAAGTTTCTATGGTGCTTCATTATTACTATTAGGTTTACTTTTGCTGCTTGCTTAACGGAGCTAAAGCCCCATCGAGAGCTCACAGTTTGTAATCAAGACCATTTGCCCTCATTAAAGGTCCACCCTAGACTAGACAGTTTTTCCGAAGACAAAATCTACGAAATACCTTCTCGTGAGTTCTTCCGGCCGTGTGTCCACAATAATACAGATGCAGATGCATGATAGTCTCTCACGTAAATACGAATTAATAGCCACCGTGTATTTACATCGCCGTATATACAAAAAAAATTAACAGCTCACTAGTACCAAAATGTTTAAAACCGAACACTATTATGAACTATATCTCACTAGTTATCGTTAAAGGTCTATACTCTTAAGATCAGACATCAATAATTCTAGAATGCTACGCATTTCTCTAACACAATTTCCTCTTTTTATCTCTGTGCTTTATCTTCTGCCATTCCATGCCAAATTCTTTAGTGTCTAATCCTTGCAAATTACACACTTGTTGCCACCCATTAAGCAATGACAATTGCTGATTTGCCAATTAAATTGGTATTACTAATTCACTATTGATCTAAAATTAGTAATTTTATTCCTTTAGTCAATGCACCGATTGAAGACAATTTGTCTGTTAATCCACTGTTCATATTACCAATGATCGTTTTTATTTAATTAGAGCCATTAAATTTCAATCCACGACTATAATTAAGTTTCAGTTGTATAAAATAATTATGTGTGTGTGTGAGTTCCACACAAATTGCCCAGGCAAATTGGTGAGCAATTTTTAGCAACCCAATTGCCTAAGCAATTACTGTTGATGTGAGACCTACAAATCAGTCAGGCAATATTGCCCTGATGCATTGAAGAAATGACTGAAATTAGCAAATAGGTCACCCAATTGCACCATGGGTACGTGCAACTGCTCTAATGAACATGAACCTATATATAGGGGCCATGAAAACAGGTTAAACCCAATTAAGCCTACTTGGTCCAGTTCAATAACGCAAAGAAACCATGTAAACAACAAAATCTGATAGAGAAAAAACCAAATTTATTTACAGCTCTATATAATGAGACTGCAAAGCAAAATCCCCTTGGTGTAAGCAAAGTACACACCAGGCTCATCAAAGAACAAATGTAAGAATATATCCTAATCAGCATCCTTGGTTGACTTTAAACAAATGGACTGCCATAACTATGTCCTATATGAAAACCCTAACATATGTGTGTGGCTTTGAGTTTAGCCCAAAAGGTATTTAGATGGTAACTTTGCACATAGGGGATGTGGGCATATTTAATCAACTTTGGCGGCAGAGGCCTCCAAAAGCCCATTCCGTATCTGATCACTGATGTCTCTGATGTGGCCAGGACCATGAGGCAGGAAGACTGTGGTGTTCTTTGAATTGTTCCCCAGGTCTTTGATTGTATCGAAGTACTGTGTGACCATGATGAGATCCATCACTTCCTTTGATGATGTGCCTTCCACCTTGTGTGAGAAGTTCAAGATGTTCTCCCTCAAGCCATCTGTGATTGCCTGCCTCTGCCTGGCAACACCAACTCCTCCAAGGTACTTGGCCTCAGCATCAGCTTCTGCCCTTTTGACCTGAAGCACCTTCTCGGCCTCCCCTTTGTATACATTAGCAAGCTGGAGCCTTTGAGCTGCAGTGCAAATGTTTTTTTTTTAGTGAAAATATCAAAATACACAAGCATACAGGGTAGACTCCTAGACAGTAACATATATAAATGCAACCAAACCATTGAATTTGACATGTCAAGCTGACAACAGAAGGCAGAGAGTTTCTATAATCACAAACTTTGGAACATATAATGGCATACAATAATAACATACTAGCATAACACATATAAAACACTATAAGCTAAACACGTTATCACAAATCACTTGTCAGATGCCTGGGAATTCTACACTTCCAGAGACCACAGAGGAAAAAGAAAGATACATAACTGACTCAGTAATAGCACTATCTAAGTATCCAGCCACAAACATAATTGTCAGAATGACTTGGTATTATACGCTCATGGAGTCACAGAATTGAACACATACCTGCATTGATTTCATTCATTGCCTTGCGCACAGAAGCATCTGGTATGATGTCTACCATGAGCATGTGCTCGATGCTGTATCCATATTCTCTCATAACCTGACCAACAAATTCACAGATGACGTCACACTTGTAATGCTCCAATTCAGACAGAACAAAACACGGCTGAATTCTAAAACAACCATGTAACAAGCAACAGCTATAACATACTTCATGAATTGATTCATAGCCGTGAACAACAAGGTACTCTTAATCCTATCAACACATACCAAATTTTGTAGCATACAGTAAAGAGTTCATCTCATAATGTCATATATGGCAACTCATAGCACTTAAAGCTCTAATTCAAATTCAAGAAGCCTACA
Above is a window of Fragaria vesca subsp. vesca linkage group LG7, FraVesHawaii_1.0, whole genome shotgun sequence DNA encoding:
- the LOC101292642 gene encoding hypersensitive-induced response protein 4-like — protein: MGNSCCFLCMCVDQAGIGVIEKWGRFQRLAEPGFHFLNPCAGQWIAGILSTRIQSLDVKIETKTKDNVFVHLVCCIQYRVVKANADDAFYELQNPKEQIQAYVFDVVRALVPRMTLDEVFEQKGEVAKSVLEELEKVMREYGYSIEHMLMVDIIPDASVRKAMNEINAAQRLQLANVYKGEAEKVLQVKRAEADAEAKYLGGVGVARQRQAITDGLRENILNFSHKVEGTSSKEVMDLIMVTQYFDTIKDLGNNSKNTTVFLPHGPGHIRDISDQIRNGLLEASAAKVD